One Microbacterium esteraromaticum genomic window carries:
- a CDS encoding Ig-like domain-containing protein: MAAADRVRPMAPVRSRGRLIGGIAAAAAIVMVIVLAVTAQGYQAQEVPRLESSVWVLRDSGQYARVNTELAEIDTVRSVDSPESVWQSGQSAVLFSQGSRQRWDIDPASPQDLLADAGEQGAPSASVPTPAGTRQIVSAGSFIAYRTDTGQVSVSSLAPGAATALVDPFSEVEVEEGEDRPTYVADAIGLSPEGILSLYSADEGAVRLFDIERHRFLDEGTTLADAPEGDADLAMTVVGERWALLQPGESRLWIAGQDDSIGLDVAEDARLQDGAARGDVLLIADSGGLVSVPLSGGDAERVAEADGVPAAPVVVGSTSYAAWIGTDAGTLWADGESTALTVPGDVLESVDVQPAFRANGDRAVLSEVSTGLVWTAPDGRLVPLEQWDVEDETQEQEGTVVVEDMAEQLPPVAVDDAFGVRSGAQVVLPVLLNDHDPNRRDVLSIEASSVAGGLADPAFGDLSLIANGQSLVVDVRAQSGQTTFSYTVTDGAAVSQPATVTITVVGDDVNTAPVWCGVDACTQEWPSPELLPGGSTTVPVLTGWVDPEGDAFVLSDAYEADPAAPVMVVATADGHVAIRHTDPNAKDAVIPVTVVVSDSRGATAEKTLEVRVSGNPSMRAMPVALMARIGEPQTVRIADHLTGGSGSYRLVDAVQTAATAEGMSVTPNAASGEVEITVTEPGQYLVTYTAQDATTQAEQSAVIRVTAVDGAAPLAMAPVTAFVRAGEDTTVDVLGAAQNTSGRVLILAGAVSSTPQLTANVVGSERLRVSGTTPDGEPGVIGTARVTVADGSGAAVEGTVTVFLAPPSTVTRPIVFPDAITVRAGALARIDVTANDVAPRGEPLIVLPEVTGSGQPDELVFADGGSLRYLAPSTPGTYRLTYAVSLERNPELFDNGSVIVNVVPAGTNRAPNPATLTGRVLSGQTVSLTVPVTGMDADGDRVTLAAVAQPERGAGTATISAAGDAIVYRAPEGGVEGGQVSFRYTVRDAQGEEGSGRVRIGVLDAALSDAAPVAYSDYIRVEVGSETPLVLSPTANDSDPAQGELEIIELVPNAPPVPGNPLYERLDALIDPATSLKDGRVVLRAGDTAGTNSYFYTVRSSRTASTSQGLIVVSVTEGSVADQPHVADTVLTARDRAELAEGGIDVVTDRVQWASGDVGSLKLSLWGDSAGYSVSGSRIIGEAPESGDLVPFQLTGTSPAGRDVVGYGFLHVPAFDDMRVQLKPGADPVVVDEDASKSFDVRDFLDLPQSDEVEIGGGDFVAQRAAATCEPGSATTAVYDAGRDAPWSDTCLVPVRLEGQRTWSYVDVPIGIRPAAPQLVLSSISHTVAPGSTEAIDLYTGMASWEGGREGDRSSLAYRIGYSGSAFVITQDGPTLNVEARADAASGTMETVTVSVPSYGEPTATLRLVVGAAAPDAPRGATLTRQCVVTSGSCSIDVVDVAGEYDPFAGKPGAGLELVALGAGARCDVATFSVSGDRAVSVTWPGGGQAPGGRCTVPFTVADAQGRTGSGTLTLDLQGFPSAPASVATTGFTRSSVQLEVALGDAALAHPPVTGVSIQQDGAPARASCAAAGRVYRCTVDGLVNGAPHAFTATAVNAVGTSPATSPHTSWAYAAPEITNATATSVYRSGNDSGRGVVELTISSGADARAFRVAETRDVIERTGAVTTAEIRLSPGSQNLTLVPISQFQPPAGDGGNEGGAYRISVTVAGAPYFDPAQTQATAVSNTAVNVSGIAAQANGSGAPLEVEYLAWRSGRATCSADSDGGLVVSGAEVRSSSPSLQGLEAYQTYNVKACVSNGFGVAESTTARVFTFTFVNGPGGNTTYTVATNPTKRGDRYSYPLASAPAIEVESGFVPQYDMYGSWRSAFSLSADASPGKVRARACHETETDRCSNAVDITATTAPTIVDLEFGRCLPLTDPRDAVSVSAAARGSYTITSSAVADSPGSYDVTLSWTGAYATLSSITQRMTGCL; encoded by the coding sequence ATGGCAGCGGCTGACCGAGTGCGGCCGATGGCGCCGGTGCGTTCGCGCGGTCGCCTGATCGGCGGCATCGCCGCAGCCGCGGCCATCGTCATGGTGATCGTCCTCGCGGTCACCGCGCAGGGCTACCAGGCGCAGGAGGTGCCTCGCCTCGAATCGTCGGTGTGGGTGCTGCGCGATTCGGGTCAGTACGCGCGGGTGAACACGGAGCTGGCCGAGATCGACACGGTCCGGTCGGTGGACTCGCCGGAGTCCGTGTGGCAGAGCGGGCAGTCGGCTGTGCTGTTCAGTCAGGGCAGTCGTCAGCGCTGGGACATCGATCCCGCGAGTCCCCAGGATCTTCTCGCGGATGCCGGGGAGCAGGGGGCTCCGTCGGCGTCGGTGCCCACCCCGGCCGGAACGCGCCAGATCGTCTCAGCCGGCTCGTTCATCGCGTACCGCACCGACACGGGGCAGGTGTCGGTGTCGTCGCTCGCCCCCGGAGCCGCCACGGCCCTGGTCGACCCGTTCTCCGAAGTGGAGGTCGAGGAGGGCGAGGACCGTCCGACCTACGTCGCCGACGCGATCGGCCTCTCGCCTGAGGGCATCCTCTCGCTGTACTCGGCTGACGAGGGCGCTGTGCGCCTGTTCGACATCGAGCGGCATCGCTTCCTCGACGAGGGAACCACGCTCGCCGACGCACCCGAGGGCGACGCGGATCTGGCCATGACGGTCGTCGGCGAGCGCTGGGCGCTCCTGCAGCCGGGCGAGAGCCGGCTGTGGATCGCCGGGCAGGACGATTCCATCGGGCTCGACGTGGCCGAAGACGCACGGCTGCAGGACGGCGCCGCTCGCGGCGACGTTCTCCTGATAGCCGATTCGGGCGGACTCGTATCGGTGCCGCTGAGCGGCGGCGACGCCGAACGTGTCGCAGAGGCCGACGGCGTGCCCGCCGCACCCGTGGTGGTCGGATCGACGTCGTACGCGGCGTGGATCGGTACGGATGCCGGAACACTGTGGGCCGACGGCGAGTCCACGGCGCTCACGGTGCCAGGCGACGTGCTCGAATCGGTCGACGTACAGCCGGCCTTCCGAGCCAACGGCGATCGGGCGGTGCTCTCCGAGGTCTCCACAGGCCTGGTCTGGACGGCGCCGGACGGCCGGCTCGTCCCGCTCGAGCAGTGGGATGTCGAAGACGAGACGCAGGAGCAGGAGGGCACCGTCGTCGTCGAGGACATGGCGGAGCAGCTTCCTCCTGTGGCCGTCGACGACGCGTTCGGGGTGCGCTCCGGCGCGCAGGTGGTGCTGCCCGTCCTGCTCAACGACCACGATCCGAACCGCAGGGACGTGCTCTCGATCGAGGCGTCGTCTGTCGCCGGTGGTCTCGCCGACCCCGCATTCGGCGACCTGTCGCTCATCGCGAACGGGCAGTCGCTCGTCGTCGACGTGCGCGCGCAGTCCGGTCAGACCACGTTCAGCTACACGGTGACCGACGGCGCGGCCGTGTCGCAGCCGGCCACCGTCACGATCACCGTCGTCGGAGACGACGTGAACACGGCGCCGGTCTGGTGCGGTGTCGACGCGTGCACGCAGGAATGGCCGTCACCCGAGCTGCTTCCCGGTGGCAGCACGACCGTGCCTGTGCTGACAGGCTGGGTCGACCCAGAAGGCGATGCGTTCGTCCTGAGCGACGCCTACGAGGCCGATCCCGCGGCGCCCGTCATGGTCGTGGCCACCGCCGACGGGCATGTCGCGATCCGGCACACCGATCCGAACGCGAAGGACGCTGTCATCCCGGTGACCGTCGTGGTGTCGGACTCCCGCGGGGCCACCGCCGAGAAGACCCTCGAGGTGCGAGTCAGCGGCAATCCGTCGATGCGGGCGATGCCGGTGGCGCTCATGGCGCGCATCGGCGAGCCGCAGACCGTCCGCATCGCCGATCACCTCACCGGCGGGTCCGGCTCGTACCGGCTGGTCGACGCCGTGCAGACCGCCGCGACGGCCGAGGGTATGAGCGTCACCCCGAACGCCGCGTCCGGCGAGGTCGAGATCACGGTGACCGAGCCTGGGCAGTACCTCGTCACCTACACGGCGCAGGACGCCACTACCCAGGCCGAGCAGTCTGCCGTCATCCGCGTCACCGCCGTCGACGGCGCGGCTCCCCTGGCGATGGCGCCGGTGACCGCGTTCGTGCGCGCAGGTGAGGACACGACGGTCGACGTGCTGGGCGCCGCCCAGAACACGAGCGGCCGCGTGCTGATCCTCGCCGGCGCCGTCAGCTCGACGCCCCAGCTCACGGCGAACGTCGTCGGCAGCGAGCGTCTGCGCGTCAGCGGAACCACTCCCGACGGAGAACCCGGGGTGATCGGCACGGCGAGGGTGACCGTCGCCGACGGATCGGGCGCTGCTGTCGAGGGCACAGTGACCGTCTTCCTCGCCCCGCCGTCGACCGTGACCCGGCCGATCGTCTTCCCGGACGCCATCACCGTGCGCGCAGGCGCGCTGGCGCGCATCGACGTGACCGCGAACGATGTCGCCCCACGCGGCGAGCCGCTCATCGTGCTGCCCGAGGTGACCGGCTCGGGGCAGCCCGACGAGCTGGTCTTCGCAGACGGCGGCTCCCTGAGGTATCTCGCGCCCAGCACCCCCGGCACCTACCGGCTCACCTATGCGGTGTCGCTCGAGCGCAACCCCGAGCTGTTCGACAACGGCTCGGTGATCGTGAACGTCGTGCCGGCCGGCACCAACCGTGCGCCGAACCCCGCCACGCTCACGGGCCGGGTGCTCAGCGGGCAGACCGTGTCGCTCACGGTGCCCGTCACCGGGATGGACGCCGACGGCGATCGGGTGACCCTCGCGGCCGTCGCGCAGCCTGAGCGCGGCGCGGGCACGGCAACGATCTCGGCTGCCGGAGATGCGATCGTCTACCGCGCACCCGAGGGCGGCGTCGAGGGCGGTCAGGTGTCGTTCCGCTACACCGTTCGCGACGCCCAGGGAGAAGAGGGCTCCGGCCGGGTCCGCATCGGGGTGCTCGATGCGGCCCTGAGCGATGCGGCGCCGGTCGCGTACAGCGACTACATCCGCGTCGAGGTCGGCTCGGAGACGCCCCTGGTGCTCTCCCCGACCGCGAACGACTCCGACCCGGCTCAGGGCGAGCTCGAGATCATCGAACTCGTTCCGAACGCTCCGCCCGTGCCCGGCAATCCGCTCTACGAGAGGCTTGACGCGCTCATCGACCCGGCGACGTCGCTGAAGGACGGTCGGGTGGTGCTGCGCGCAGGCGACACGGCGGGCACGAACTCCTACTTCTACACCGTGCGCTCGAGTCGGACGGCGAGTACGTCGCAGGGGCTCATCGTGGTCTCGGTGACCGAGGGCTCGGTCGCCGATCAGCCTCACGTGGCCGACACCGTGCTCACCGCCCGCGACCGCGCTGAGCTCGCCGAAGGCGGGATCGACGTCGTCACCGATCGCGTGCAGTGGGCATCCGGGGATGTCGGCTCGCTGAAGCTGAGCCTCTGGGGAGACTCCGCCGGGTATTCGGTGAGCGGCTCCCGCATCATCGGCGAGGCGCCGGAGAGCGGCGACCTGGTGCCGTTCCAGCTGACGGGCACGTCGCCGGCCGGGCGGGACGTCGTCGGCTACGGGTTCCTGCACGTGCCCGCCTTCGACGACATGCGAGTGCAGCTGAAGCCCGGTGCCGATCCGGTGGTCGTCGACGAGGATGCCTCGAAGAGCTTCGACGTGCGCGACTTCCTGGATCTGCCGCAGTCCGATGAGGTCGAGATCGGCGGCGGCGACTTCGTCGCGCAGCGTGCGGCGGCGACCTGCGAGCCGGGCTCTGCGACGACGGCGGTGTACGACGCGGGCCGCGACGCGCCCTGGTCCGACACCTGCCTCGTGCCGGTGCGCCTGGAGGGGCAGCGCACCTGGTCGTACGTCGACGTGCCGATCGGCATCCGTCCTGCTGCCCCGCAGCTGGTGCTGTCGTCGATCTCGCACACCGTCGCTCCAGGATCGACCGAGGCCATCGACCTGTACACGGGCATGGCGTCGTGGGAGGGCGGTCGCGAGGGCGACAGGTCGTCGCTGGCATACCGGATCGGGTACTCCGGCTCGGCGTTCGTCATCACCCAGGACGGTCCGACGCTGAACGTCGAGGCGAGGGCGGATGCCGCGTCGGGCACCATGGAGACGGTCACCGTCTCGGTGCCGTCGTACGGCGAGCCGACGGCGACGCTGCGGCTCGTGGTCGGCGCGGCAGCGCCGGATGCCCCGCGCGGCGCGACGCTCACGCGACAGTGCGTGGTCACCAGCGGCAGCTGCTCGATCGACGTCGTCGATGTCGCCGGCGAGTACGACCCGTTCGCGGGCAAGCCGGGCGCCGGTCTCGAGCTGGTCGCCCTCGGCGCCGGCGCGCGCTGCGACGTCGCCACGTTCTCGGTGTCGGGCGACCGTGCGGTGTCGGTGACCTGGCCGGGCGGCGGGCAGGCCCCTGGCGGACGGTGCACGGTGCCGTTCACGGTGGCGGATGCTCAGGGACGCACCGGGTCGGGCACGCTCACCCTCGACCTCCAGGGCTTCCCCTCCGCTCCGGCGAGCGTCGCGACCACCGGCTTCACGCGATCGAGCGTCCAGCTCGAGGTCGCACTCGGCGACGCCGCGCTCGCGCATCCGCCCGTCACCGGCGTCTCGATCCAGCAGGACGGCGCACCTGCGAGGGCATCGTGCGCGGCAGCCGGACGCGTGTACAGGTGCACCGTCGACGGTCTCGTCAACGGCGCGCCGCATGCGTTCACCGCCACCGCGGTGAACGCGGTGGGCACGTCGCCTGCGACGTCACCCCACACGAGCTGGGCCTACGCGGCACCCGAGATCACGAACGCGACGGCCACGTCGGTGTACCGCTCCGGCAACGACAGCGGGCGCGGCGTCGTCGAGCTGACGATCAGCTCGGGTGCTGACGCCAGGGCCTTCCGTGTCGCCGAGACCCGCGACGTCATCGAGCGGACCGGTGCTGTGACCACCGCCGAGATCCGGCTCTCCCCTGGCTCGCAGAATCTCACGCTCGTGCCGATCAGCCAGTTCCAGCCGCCCGCCGGCGACGGCGGCAACGAGGGCGGCGCGTACCGGATCTCGGTCACCGTCGCCGGTGCGCCGTACTTCGACCCGGCCCAGACGCAGGCGACCGCCGTCTCGAACACCGCCGTGAACGTCTCCGGCATCGCAGCGCAGGCCAACGGCAGCGGTGCACCCCTCGAGGTCGAGTACCTCGCGTGGCGATCGGGCAGGGCGACCTGCAGCGCCGACTCCGACGGCGGTCTGGTCGTCTCGGGCGCCGAGGTGCGATCGTCGTCGCCGTCGCTGCAGGGCCTCGAGGCGTATCAGACCTACAACGTCAAGGCGTGCGTCTCGAACGGGTTCGGCGTGGCCGAGTCGACGACGGCACGGGTCTTCACCTTCACCTTCGTCAACGGCCCTGGCGGGAACACCACCTACACGGTGGCCACGAACCCGACCAAGCGCGGTGACCGCTACTCGTACCCGCTGGCCTCCGCCCCCGCGATCGAGGTGGAGAGCGGCTTCGTGCCCCAGTACGACATGTACGGCTCGTGGCGCAGCGCCTTCAGCCTGAGTGCCGACGCATCGCCGGGCAAGGTGCGCGCCCGCGCCTGCCACGAGACCGAGACGGATCGATGCTCCAACGCCGTCGACATCACCGCGACCACGGCGCCGACGATCGTCGACCTCGAGTTCGGGCGGTGCCTGCCGCTCACCGACCCGAGGGATGCGGTGAGCGTCTCGGCTGCGGCGCGCGGCTCGTACACGATCACATCGTCGGCGGTCGCTGATTCCCCCGGCTCGTACGACGTGACCCTGTCGTGGACGGGCGCGTACGCGACGCTTTCCTCGATCACGCAGAGGATGACCGGATGCCTGTGA
- a CDS encoding DUF58 domain-containing protein, which produces MTRLDTTQGGAVRGAVSGVRRTLRRVMGAVRSAAGWVRDTVTAAGALVVLALVFGVAAGLAFGWVEAWAAAVISLALLVLCTPFVLGAHDYRIGLALDRDRVVAGSEISATLDVRNDGARLSLPGVVDVPVGEGLIEAHVPLLRPGAHHREDLVIAAHRRGVIDVGPMTISRGDPIGLLHRELSWPDVQRIHVHPVTVRIPSTAAGLIRDLEGTPSTTLIDSDLSFHAVREYVTGDSQRHVHWKSTAKTGRLMVRQYEESRHARIAVVLDLAADSYDDDDEFENTVSAAASLALQGVFEGRDVLFAVSGVVPESGGTATQSIRTLSTLTPRALLDGTSTVNRTDDVMRLEAVTALTAQAYPDLSIAFLLTGSLMPVDRLRHAAVRLPAAVEAVAVRSELGAEPTLRNARELSVLTLGALGDLPQMLARGALR; this is translated from the coding sequence GTGACCCGTCTCGACACGACGCAAGGCGGCGCCGTCCGCGGGGCGGTGTCCGGCGTGCGCCGGACTCTGCGCCGCGTGATGGGCGCGGTGCGCTCGGCGGCGGGCTGGGTGCGCGACACCGTCACCGCGGCCGGCGCGCTCGTCGTGCTCGCTCTCGTGTTCGGCGTCGCCGCGGGCCTCGCCTTCGGGTGGGTGGAGGCCTGGGCCGCTGCGGTGATCTCGCTGGCCCTGCTCGTGCTCTGCACGCCCTTCGTGCTCGGCGCCCACGACTACCGCATCGGGCTCGCGCTCGACCGCGACCGAGTGGTCGCGGGGTCCGAGATCTCGGCGACGCTCGACGTGCGCAACGACGGCGCACGGCTCTCACTGCCGGGTGTCGTCGATGTGCCGGTCGGGGAGGGGCTCATCGAGGCCCATGTGCCTCTGCTGCGGCCGGGGGCTCACCACAGGGAGGACCTCGTCATCGCTGCTCATCGCCGCGGCGTCATCGACGTCGGGCCGATGACCATCTCGCGCGGCGACCCGATCGGGCTGCTGCATCGCGAGCTCAGCTGGCCCGACGTGCAGCGCATCCACGTGCATCCGGTGACGGTGCGGATCCCGAGCACCGCCGCCGGACTCATCCGGGATCTCGAGGGCACGCCCAGCACGACGCTCATCGACTCGGATCTCTCCTTCCACGCCGTGCGCGAGTACGTGACCGGCGACTCGCAGCGGCACGTGCACTGGAAGTCGACGGCCAAGACCGGTCGGCTCATGGTGCGGCAGTACGAGGAGTCGCGGCACGCCCGGATCGCCGTCGTGCTCGACCTCGCCGCCGATTCGTACGACGACGACGACGAGTTCGAGAACACCGTCAGCGCGGCGGCGTCGCTCGCGCTGCAGGGCGTCTTCGAGGGGCGCGATGTGCTGTTCGCCGTCAGCGGCGTCGTGCCGGAGAGCGGTGGCACGGCCACGCAGTCGATCCGCACCCTGTCGACGCTGACGCCGCGCGCGCTGCTCGACGGCACGTCGACGGTGAACCGAACCGACGACGTGATGCGCCTCGAGGCGGTCACCGCGCTGACGGCTCAGGCGTACCCCGACCTCTCGATCGCGTTCCTGCTCACCGGATCGCTGATGCCGGTCGATCGCCTGCGGCACGCCGCTGTGCGGCTGCCGGCCGCGGTCGAGGCCGTGGCTGTGCGCAGCGAGCTCGGCGCGGAGCCCACGCTGCGCAACGCGCGCGAGCTGTCGGTGCTGACGCTCGGAGCGCTGGGCGACCTGCCCCAGATGCTCGCGAGGGGAGCGCTGCGATGA
- a CDS encoding transglutaminase-like domain-containing protein, protein MSGKEAASRAPRRRTTTTRGLTLWALGYLLVGVSLATAAAWPVYESPRAVIVGVVGGVAGIALGLLVRLLRWGPLLGGLAAVGAYLVLAVPLAVPAGMSSAAAFLSALRDAVLGVVVGWKQLLTLAPPLGEYQAVLVPLLVVSLFGAFLATLLALHPGRRASGAVAVITLMCAFGIAFGVSAPSTVLRVGAFALPAPRELAVGIALFAASLAWLIGRSRMQRAAALRAVAVHSIARRGAPVWPAVRRRMLAAVLIVAAVAAGVLVTPAAATWSDRSVLRDGIEPMIVVREQPSPLSSYRSWFSGDSLDATVVQVDGDPGGIDRIRLVALDAYDGQDFHVSGDTRFSRLPRTATAGPGRAELRITIGDAYRGIWLPSPGTLVAAPRFSGARGDALADGFHIGDDGDTAITIASAPGGGRGLVPGDGYTVLAEVPQGDAEDLAAARSGQSTLDPEAYPELTEWAQLQEQPRTGAGYLELIDRLRSRGYLSHALLQNDAAAGWIAALEAQEAYSFAASYAGHSAARIEELFSSLREQEAKVGSDASPQMLVSAVGDDEQFATAAALLARHWGFESRVVIGARLPAAEEVPGIAQCTEVCTGASMSAWVEVRPSGGEWVAVDVTPQFALLPSTITEGEQLPEHPTIPEQPRSEALDPPQAQNDSRSDAAPLEQTASPLLSQVLPVLRWVGIGALVLLLLALPLITVLIAKRARRRARRTVDDPELRLVGAWEELADLYVDNGVTMLGAGTRVQSAQSTRRPAAVALARIVDEGVFAPHPPAEADATTAWQLVDRERADLDGSVGRRQRLRARLRMRSFLDRIRPHHASALSLRRLALDTLTVAGARRQEEDA, encoded by the coding sequence ATGAGCGGGAAGGAAGCCGCCTCCCGTGCGCCACGGCGGCGCACAACGACGACGCGCGGACTGACGCTGTGGGCTCTCGGCTACCTGCTGGTGGGGGTCTCACTGGCCACAGCCGCCGCGTGGCCGGTGTACGAGTCGCCCCGCGCCGTCATCGTCGGCGTGGTGGGCGGCGTCGCGGGCATCGCTCTCGGCCTCCTCGTCCGGCTCCTGCGGTGGGGACCGCTGCTCGGCGGTCTCGCGGCGGTCGGCGCGTACCTCGTGCTGGCCGTTCCCCTGGCCGTGCCGGCCGGGATGTCGTCCGCTGCGGCGTTCCTCAGCGCGCTGCGCGACGCGGTGCTGGGGGTCGTCGTCGGCTGGAAGCAGCTCCTCACCCTCGCCCCGCCGCTCGGCGAGTACCAGGCGGTCCTCGTCCCGCTGCTCGTGGTGAGCCTGTTCGGCGCGTTCCTCGCGACCCTCCTCGCCCTGCACCCAGGGCGACGCGCCTCCGGAGCCGTCGCCGTGATCACCCTCATGTGCGCCTTCGGCATCGCCTTCGGAGTCTCGGCGCCGAGCACCGTGCTCCGCGTCGGCGCCTTCGCACTCCCCGCGCCCCGCGAGCTCGCGGTCGGGATCGCGCTTTTCGCGGCATCGCTCGCCTGGCTGATCGGCCGATCGCGAATGCAGCGGGCGGCCGCGCTGCGCGCCGTCGCGGTGCACAGCATCGCACGCCGGGGAGCGCCGGTATGGCCGGCTGTCCGACGTCGGATGCTCGCGGCGGTCCTCATCGTGGCCGCGGTCGCCGCGGGCGTGCTCGTGACCCCGGCGGCGGCGACCTGGTCGGATCGTTCGGTGCTGCGCGACGGAATCGAGCCCATGATCGTGGTGCGTGAGCAGCCGAGCCCTCTCTCGTCGTACCGCTCGTGGTTCAGCGGCGACAGCCTCGATGCCACGGTCGTGCAGGTCGACGGCGATCCTGGCGGGATCGACCGAATCCGGCTCGTCGCGCTCGACGCGTACGACGGCCAGGACTTCCACGTCTCGGGCGACACCCGCTTCAGCAGGCTTCCCCGCACGGCGACCGCGGGGCCGGGCAGAGCCGAATTGCGGATCACGATCGGCGACGCGTACCGCGGCATCTGGCTTCCGTCGCCCGGCACCCTCGTCGCAGCTCCTCGGTTCTCCGGTGCGCGCGGCGACGCACTCGCGGACGGCTTCCACATCGGCGACGACGGCGACACCGCGATCACCATCGCATCGGCGCCCGGCGGTGGCAGGGGACTGGTGCCGGGAGACGGCTACACCGTGCTCGCCGAGGTCCCGCAGGGCGATGCGGAAGATCTTGCTGCCGCTCGCTCCGGGCAGTCGACCCTCGACCCGGAGGCGTACCCCGAGCTGACCGAGTGGGCGCAGCTGCAGGAGCAGCCGCGCACCGGCGCGGGCTACCTCGAGCTCATCGACCGTCTGCGCTCGCGCGGCTATCTCAGCCACGCGCTGCTGCAGAATGACGCCGCCGCGGGGTGGATCGCCGCCCTCGAGGCGCAGGAGGCCTACTCGTTCGCCGCGAGCTACGCAGGGCATTCCGCCGCGCGCATCGAGGAGCTCTTCTCGTCGCTGCGCGAGCAGGAGGCCAAAGTCGGCTCGGACGCATCCCCGCAGATGCTCGTCTCCGCCGTGGGCGACGACGAGCAGTTCGCGACGGCGGCTGCGCTGCTGGCACGCCACTGGGGTTTCGAGTCGCGAGTGGTCATCGGCGCGCGTCTTCCCGCGGCGGAGGAGGTGCCAGGCATCGCGCAGTGCACCGAGGTCTGCACAGGCGCGAGCATGAGCGCCTGGGTCGAGGTGCGCCCCTCCGGCGGCGAATGGGTCGCCGTCGACGTCACGCCCCAGTTCGCTCTGCTGCCGAGCACGATCACCGAGGGCGAGCAGCTGCCCGAGCATCCGACGATCCCCGAGCAGCCGCGCAGCGAGGCGCTCGACCCGCCGCAGGCGCAGAACGACTCGCGGTCGGACGCCGCCCCGCTGGAGCAGACCGCCTCGCCGCTGCTCAGCCAGGTGCTGCCCGTCCTGCGCTGGGTGGGCATCGGCGCGCTCGTCCTGCTGCTTCTCGCCCTGCCGCTGATCACCGTTCTCATCGCCAAGCGCGCGAGAAGAAGGGCGCGACGCACAGTCGACGATCCCGAGCTGCGCCTCGTCGGCGCCTGGGAGGAGCTCGCCGATCTCTACGTCGACAACGGCGTGACGATGCTCGGCGCGGGCACCAGAGTGCAGAGCGCTCAGTCGACCCGGCGCCCCGCGGCGGTCGCGCTCGCACGCATCGTCGACGAGGGCGTCTTCGCGCCGCACCCACCGGCGGAGGCCGATGCGACGACCGCGTGGCAGCTGGTCGACCGCGAGCGCGCTGATCTCGACGGATCGGTCGGCCGCCGACAGCGGCTCCGCGCGCGGCTGCGGATGCGGTCGTTCCTCGACCGCATCCGGCCACATCACGCCTCGGCGCTGTCCTTGCGGCGGCTGGCGCTCGATACGCTCACAGTTGCCGGCGCGCGCCGGCAGGAGGAGGACGCATGA
- a CDS encoding AAA family ATPase produces MTIANEQASWFAETFSILAGNVEQAILGKRHVIELVLATAVTGGHVLLEDFPGTGKTALARSIAQTVTGTSTRIQFTPDLLPGDVTGITVYDQKAGEFEFHAGPVFANIVLADEINRASPKTQSALLEVMEEGTVTVDGVTRPVGSPFLVLATQNPIEQGGTYRLPEAQLDRFMIKTSIGYPDDAATMRILQAAPEPQKRLKGLVGTDTLLTMGEMARGVYVNPLISDYIMRIVDATRRASEVRLGVSVRGALALSRLVMTWAAKNGRTFVTPDDVRELAVVALAHRLVLEPEAEFDGVTAVAVIGQILLDVEPPRENGTV; encoded by the coding sequence ATGACCATCGCCAACGAACAGGCCTCCTGGTTCGCCGAGACGTTCTCGATCCTCGCCGGCAACGTCGAGCAGGCGATCCTCGGCAAGCGGCACGTGATCGAGCTGGTGCTCGCGACCGCAGTGACCGGGGGGCACGTGCTGCTCGAGGACTTCCCCGGCACCGGCAAGACCGCGCTCGCGCGCTCGATCGCGCAGACCGTGACCGGCACGAGCACGCGCATCCAGTTCACTCCCGACCTGCTTCCCGGGGATGTGACCGGCATCACGGTGTACGACCAGAAGGCCGGCGAGTTCGAGTTCCACGCGGGCCCGGTGTTCGCCAACATCGTGCTCGCCGATGAGATCAACCGCGCCAGCCCGAAGACGCAGTCGGCGCTGCTCGAGGTGATGGAGGAGGGCACGGTGACCGTCGACGGCGTCACGCGCCCGGTCGGCTCGCCGTTCCTCGTGCTGGCGACCCAGAACCCGATCGAACAGGGCGGTACGTACCGACTGCCCGAGGCGCAGCTCGATCGCTTCATGATCAAGACCTCGATCGGGTATCCCGACGACGCGGCGACCATGCGGATCCTGCAGGCCGCGCCCGAGCCGCAGAAGCGCCTGAAGGGACTCGTCGGCACCGACACCCTGCTGACCATGGGAGAGATGGCCAGGGGCGTCTACGTGAACCCTCTCATCTCCGACTACATCATGCGCATCGTCGACGCGACCCGCCGTGCGTCCGAGGTGCGTCTCGGCGTCAGCGTGCGCGGTGCCCTCGCGCTCTCGCGCCTGGTGATGACCTGGGCGGCGAAGAACGGGCGCACCTTCGTCACGCCTGACGACGTGCGCGAGCTCGCGGTCGTCGCACTCGCCCACCGGCTCGTGCTCGAGCCCGAGGCCGAGTTCGACGGCGTCACCGCGGTCGCGGTGATCGGACAGATCCTGCTCGACGTCGAACCGCCGCGCGAGAACGGCACTGTGTGA